From the Paraflavitalea soli genome, the window TTTCTTCCTGCTTCAGCTTTTCTTTGATCTCAGCCAAAGCACCCAGATCGCCCAGGGTAGCTTTCTCTACTTTACCTTGAATATTCTTCACAGCTTTCTTCGTCTTATCAGCCTCAGTTCTTGCTTCCTTGCGGGCAGCTTCCTTCTCTTCTACCTTAGATTGTTCCCAGATGCGTGTGTGCGATACAACGATGCGTTTTTCATTGCGATCGAATTCGATCACCATGAACTGCGATGTTTCATCAGCACCCATGCTCTTACCATCTTCCTTGGTCAGGTGACGGTTAGGAGCAAATCCTTCCAGGCCATAAGGCAACTGAACAATACCACCTTTATCATCACGGCGGATAACTGTTCCTTCGTGCACTGTTCCAACAGCAAATGTGTCTTGCAGTGCATTCCAGGGATCTTCTTCCAGTTGTTTGTGACCAAGTTGCAGCTTACGGTTCTCCTTATCGATACCGAGGATCACTACGTCGATGTTGGAACCAACTTTAGTGTACTCAGAAGGATGGTTGAAACGTTTCAGCCAGCTCAGATCGCTGATGTGGATCATACCACCAATACCAGGAGCCAGTTCAACAAATACACCGTAAGGAGTAATGTTTTTCACCAGGCCGGTATGACGGCTTCCTTCAGGGAATTTAGTTTCGATCGTGCTCCAGGGATCTTCGCTCATTTGCTTGATAGACAAGCTCATTTTGCGGCTACCCTTATCCAGCGTAACGATCTTGGCTTCATACTCATCGCCCAGTTTGAAGAACTCTTTGGCGTTGATCGGTGTATTGGCCCAGGTAATTTCACTTACGTGAACCAGACCTTCTACACCTGGCATGATTTCCAGGAATGCACCGTAATCTTCAATGTTTACTACTTTACCTTTCACTACAGAACCTTCATGCACATTTTCTGGTAAAATGTCCCATGGGTGCGGAGTAAGTTGTTTCAGACCCAGGCTGATACGTTTCTTCTCGTCGTCGAAATCCAGTACCACCACTTTCAGCTTCTGATCCAGCTTCAATACTTCGCTCGGATGACTGATACGTCCCCAGCTGATATCGGTGATATACAGCAAGCCGTCCAGACCACCCAGGTCCATGAATGCACCGAAATCGGTGATATTCTTGATAGTACCTTCCAACACCTGACCT encodes:
- the rpsA gene encoding 30S ribosomal protein S1, with the translated sequence MFENLIVKQLNADAQESSSAPVEEATATPTAPVAAAPVYEDPGAHDDFDWSIDKRNVASYSKEEKQKYDAVYEGTFKAVTDGELVKGLVVAMTKTDVVINIGFKSDGLVSLNEFRDLVNLKTGDEVEVMVVEKEDRDGHLNLSRKQARITRAWERIVEVHKTGEVITGTVTSKTKGGLIVDVFGMETFLPGSQIDVKPVTDYDQFVGKTMEFKVVKINEAIKNAVVSHKALIESDIEAQRAEIMSKLERGQVLEGTIKNITDFGAFMDLGGLDGLLYITDISWGRISHPSEVLKLDQKLKVVVLDFDDEKKRISLGLKQLTPHPWDILPENVHEGSVVKGKVVNIEDYGAFLEIMPGVEGLVHVSEITWANTPINAKEFFKLGDEYEAKIVTLDKGSRKMSLSIKQMSEDPWSTIETKFPEGSRHTGLVKNITPYGVFVELAPGIGGMIHISDLSWLKRFNHPSEYTKVGSNIDVVILGIDKENRKLQLGHKQLEEDPWNALQDTFAVGTVHEGTVIRRDDKGGIVQLPYGLEGFAPNRHLTKEDGKSMGADETSQFMVIEFDRNEKRIVVSHTRIWEQSKVEEKEAARKEARTEADKTKKAVKNIQGKVEKATLGDLGALAEIKEKLKQEEKQGGDAAPKE